The DNA window CGACCCTGTTAATCTGTGATGAGGGAAAGTCTCTTAACTTTCCAAAGCTTGTTACATGGCCAGAGTTCCCCAGGAAGACCGGGGTGAGAAACGACTGTCTCATGTAACCTCgaaaagaaaaaaaagtgtttagtttcagagcgagagagagagttagagaaaggAGATAGGACCGGAGGGGGGACAGGCAAGGCATGCAAGTGTATCTGAGTTCTGACTGGATTAGGCCTGCTAGTTATGAATAAGGAAAGATAAATAAGTGGGGGAGGGGATGAGGAAAAACTGCAAGCATGCCACGTTAGATGGGTACAGTAGTAGGAAATCTGCAAAGCATCATGACGCAAAAGAGGAGGTGTTTGATAAGAACGGCAGAAGACTGAGGCTCTTCAATAAAGTAGGGGAGCTCTGGAGCTGTATCAAGGGGGCAGTGACCAGCATTGCTTCCCTCTACTGTACCATCAGGGTTCCTGCCAACTCCGCCACTCAGCCAaccacccctcctgtcccctccacccACCATGTGTCTTTCATTCGCCCGTCTATTCCAGACAGACTCCGTGCTCGTCCAATCTCACACCGTTCTGCCCTTTGGCTCAGGAGCGTGGTCAATGTAACAGTGCATCAGCAGATTCATTTCCAAACTCACGCACAGCACTTTGGAAAACAAGCGCCTCTTTTTTGAGTGTGttggagtgatgggatggagagCAGTAAACATGAAGACTACCATGCTGTTTCATTGTTTACTACAGGTGGGAACTCAATCCATGTTATGAAACTTCAAACTGGAGACACTGCATTTGCCTTGAAGAAACAAACTCCTCATGACTCAATTTTGGAAACTGTGCTAGAACGGATAGCAACACACTCACTATTCATCATCCTAGCTGAAGAGCCTTTCGTGAAACACTTCCGGGTTAATGGGGTTATTATAATATGGTTAAATGTtagaaatttggtaaaaaaaaaaaaattgagctTAAATCCACATTAACGACTTTGTACCAGACAAATGACTTGATATTTGTTTTCTCCTCAAATAAGCACGGATGTTTTGTATGAATATGTATCTCAGATTAAATTCCTTTGCCACGTCTTGAGCAAACTGAATCAGCTGGCAGAAGTGACAAAAGCCTGTAGAATACCTAACGATTACGACATCATTCAATCAATTATTCGAGGGGAGACTCATAATGGAATGGTAATGTGCGAGAACACAAAGGACTAAAAAGCTTTTGTTCCTCAGCAAATCTTGGAAGTAGATGCTGAAAAGAGTGGGCACATTATGGATCTATAACAATTACATAAGGAAGAGGAATGAAAAAAGACAATTGCCCTCCGGCTTGCTGGTGAAGGTGACTTGAAGGAGCTGCTCCATTTTAGCaaactccttcctcctcctcctcctcctcctttttgcTACCACAAATCAGTTTAGAAAGAGACGCTTGGTTCAAAGTGCTGCTCAAATCATAGGTTTCGCCTCCTAGCCACTGAATGTATTTTTCTTTGTTGACATATTTCTGGGGTTTTGAGGATGGGTGCCACATTCATGCCGACTAAGGGGCGAATACCTAGTCCCCCTTTGCCTTATTCTGTTTGGAAAGGATAGCAGTTTTTTAGGGGGGGCTGCCCCTCGCCCAATCCCACCCCATCCCTCACCCACTCAGGGCAGCAGTGGCGCCAGCTCGGTGCAAAATGATAGGTTTTCCACGGCTAGAGAGCGAGGACTCACATGGTATCCCTATGGAGCAGCATAGTGGGGAAATAGAAAGTATAACATTatagacactcacacacacacacactcacacgacACACAAACACGTACCCAAACACACGGAAACATGTTATTTTCAAATTGAAACCATAACTGGACTGCCTTATATTGCATGCACTGCTGCGGACTAGTTTGGCACGGAGCGTGTGGTGGGCATATCATCTATCCTGACCCCATTAGCCACTCTAGATATTTCATGGTGTTGACTCCAGCCGCATGTTGCGTCCAAGTAACATAGACATCCGACTGTAGAGCTTGGTTACATTTCCCTGTGGTTCTATGGTTTTCCTTTGTAATGTTGAAAGATTACCAGACAGATACAACACCAACAATGTCATCCATACGTTCTATTCATGCTTTTCACAGTATTTGGCAACACCTGTATCTTTCATGGTTAAATCTAAGACAGGAAAAAAAAACAGTGTGTCCATCCTTGTGACGGTATCACTTTAAGGTTTTATGCAAGTACCTTCAGCAATACACTATTCATTCCTGTAGGCTTGATGAACAGAGTGTTCTTTTGAATGTGTGCCAACAAACTATTTGGTGAAGTTGGATTCGAGTTGCACCTCACGCTACTTCTTTTCCATTTCATGTGGAGGTGGAGCCAAAGGTCAAACACTGTTTTCTCTGCTGGTCCTTACGTGGCTCCAGGGTGCAGGGGGAAGTGGTTAGTGAGGGGTTAAGAGAGCAAGGAAGTATGAGATGGAAAGGGAGGAAATAAAAAGCAAGCAAAACGTAAGAGAGCAACTCACCGTCTGACTGACTGAAAGATTGGCAGCGAGCGTTCCTGTTGACTGATTTGACTGTTTGACTTTTTGACTTTACAGCCCTTTTGTCATAACGAAGTATTACAGGAGCTGACGtcaacccatcccacctcccTCAGCCCCTACACACCAAAGAAGACAACTTAACATCAAAGTAATGATAAACTTGTAATTGGTCTGAAAAAGCGTGctcttccctgcctcctccctttACTCTGAGATCTGTGAGAATCCCCACCGCCCCCTTGAGAAAAAGCCTGATGTGAACGGGGATCCTTGGGGCTGCTCAGCATTACCAAAACAAACCATTCAGCAAACAAACAATTAGACACTCATGAATTATGGAAAAGCTGCTAAAATAGCATTAAAACAAGGAATAGGGACTCGTGGAGTGATCGCTGAGCTAATGAAACCCCTTTTTTTTTACCCAggcagtggtgtgtgtgggggtacgACACATCAAGACATTACTTTGGGCTGGTGAGCATAAACAGAACACGACAACACAACTGGACACAGATAACAGAAAGCgggaaggaatgagagagagaagggggaatgaaagagagagagagaaggggaaggagagagacagaagtggggagggagggagcgagagcaAGGGGGGtacggagggggagagagagagtgagggagagagagagagagataggggggtacggagggggaaagagagagaagagaaggagggagagagagaaagtgtgagagaggggggggagaagggggaaggagggagagagagagaaggagggagggaagaagggagagagagagaaggagggaggaagggggaaggagggagagaaggagaaggggggaaGGGGGAGCGAGATAGAGAAGGGGGGAGTGCCGACACACACAGTGCACAACGATGGGGGCGTGCGTTTCTGTGGCGATTGGCTGGGTTTTTCCCTCTTTAGGGAACTCCCTAGCCGTTTACCTCTCGCAGACTCGCACCGTCCAGGCGGCGATGATCCAGGAGGAGATGCTGAAGACCAGCAGCACGGTGCCGGGGCAGATGGTCATGAGCGTCTTCATGACGAAGCGCGTGTTGAAGTTGATCTTGTTGAGGGCGCCGATGCTGCGCGATGAGGCGTCTGTGAAGAGCTTGCTGTGCAGCAGCATGACGCGGCCGATCAGGTAGAGCCTGaggaacatggggatggagaggatGATGTCCACGTCGGCGTTGGCCGTCGACGGAGTGTAGGTGAAGGCGATCCGCGCCGTCCACGTGAAGCGGTAATGGCCCGGGATGGGGTGGATGGCGCACACCAGCAGCTCCAGCACGATGAAGAAGATGCGCTCGTACGTCATGGCTATCCTCCAGTCGTCTGCCCCATTGTCCACCATAAACAGCTGCGGAAAAGGAAAAAGTAGCTTAGTTATACGTTATTTTACAGACTTTACCTACTTCATTTTACAGTAGTTATAAACTTTCTCTTTCAGTCTTTATATACTTTATTTTACTGTAGTTATATACTTTATTTTACAGTCCGTAGTACATACTCTGCTGTTCTATCTCGTGTGTAATGATGTTCAAGATGTCACAGAGAAAAAAACAGTGTTGGTTGTTTGAAGTAACCTCTTTGTTGTAATATTGCAAACAGACGTGGCAGTTTCACTACTGTGGATTACAGCTTTAATAGATGCCACTCTTCACATTTTAAAGAGCCTTAAAAAAAGTAACAGTTATTTCAGTCATTTTCTGTAAATATTATCATATAAATCAGCTGAATTAGGACTGTAAAGTATCTAACATACCCAATTGagttgacctgtttaaatgttgaatactttaaaaaaaatcatcaaTAACGGGCATCATCACACTCAATAATCAAACTCAATTTTTAAGCAATTCAGGCAATCACCACACCAGCCCATAAATTATAACAATGAAATGTTATTTCCTGCTAAATTGTTGCATTATTTCGACTCACCTGGATTTCCCGGGCATGGTACATTATTATAAGACCAAGCAATATAACAGTGGAAAGGCTGATAAGGCATTTCAGTGCAAATGAGTACGAAGATTCCTGtagtgagagacagacacacaataAATATAGTTTAGAGATACAGTGATATTGAGgagaaatataaatatataaaataaattaaGAATATTTATTGACGATTACATAACATGTGCAACCTATGTTGACTTTCAGAGGAGGGGTCATACCTGGGCTTCACCTCAGAACTGTACATGTAAAAGCATTAATAGAAGAAATCTTCAACTTAGATTTTCGTTGTTGTTGTGTGAAATAATTTAGGCAGTCTTCATGTGGATTTTAGAAATATTGTTGGATGGAGCAAACAAGACCAAAATGAATCCATCTATCTTTCGAAAAGGTTTCCCTCTGCAGTGAACGTAGctagtaggagggagaggaacactgACAATGAAAACACCACATATTATCAGGTTAAAACGGGTTAAAGGTTCAAATTAAAAGAGAGCTGAGGAAAGGGGTTTGAACTAAAAACAACAGCACCACAAAGTGTTGACAGTAGCAGGAAGTAAAGGTCAAACATTGGCTCTAAACAGTACACAAACTATTTATACATCAAACACACCACTAGGTATTTTCAATCTAATAGTAGCCTAGATGCAGAAACCGAGCAGTTATGTTGTGCATCTTCTACAGTAGCGTTAGCAGGAAGCAACCCACCGTGAGAGGTGCAAGTGATGAATTGATCGTTTGGACGCTAGAGCTGCAACGTCTATAAAGGGGTCATAGATCTTTGGAATAAGGACCTGCACTACTAGACTTCCCTCTGTGGGTAAAAAGTGATTTGATGAATCAGCTGTAATAATGGTGGGGAGTAAAACATGTTATACAATGATGGGGGGGTTGTAATCACAATCCTGACAAcagcgacaaaaacaacaatagGAATCATTGTAAATAATCGTCAGGGGCGATTGTAAAAGCTGCCCATTGCTATGTTGTCAAGGCCCGCGGACGACCAAGTCGTTGTAAATGGATATTGATATGCTCTCTTGGGGTGGGGTCAAGTAAGCATGCATTACAATATGAGCCATTACACTGATCATGCAGCCACAATATATAGTAACAGGCGGGGAGAAAATTAGCGAATGTATTTTTAGCAATCAACTTGATTGCTTTGCCCCTCAGGTCTCTGGCACCACTCAAGACCCTATAATGTCTGAAATTGTTTTGAGAAGTCCCCTGTGAAATAACATTGAGTAAAACCAAttaatccacctgacagatgtatAAGGTTTTTTCAGTCCCCAAAAGCTCACTTCCTTTAacacaccaaccccccaccacACCTCTTTAAGGGTTGGAAAAAATCTTGACTGACTCACATGTCCATGTGATGTGACATACAAGATGAAAAATGACTCGTCCTTATTGTAGCGCATTCTATATGGTAGAACTGCTGTGTCACTCAGGGATCAGTTCAATTTAAACTCAGACCAACACGACAATTAATCTAAATTTACTACAAAAATTGGTTAATAGAAACCTTATAgacacctacagtggggcaaaaaagtatttagtcagccaccaattgtgcaagttctcccacttaaaaagatgagagaggcctgtaattttcatcataggtacacttcaactatgacagacaaaatgagaaaaaaaatccagaaaatcacattgtaggatttttaatgaatttatttgcaaattatggtggaaaataagtatttggtcaataacaaaagtttatctcaatactttgttatataccctttgatGGCAATGACAAGtcttctgtaagtcttcacaaggttttcacacactgtcactggtattttggcccattcctccatgcagatatcCTCTAGAACagggatgttttggggctgttgctgggcaacacggactttcaactccctccaaagatgttctatggggttgagatctggagcctggctaggccactccaggaccttgaaatgcttcttacgaagccactccttcgttgcctgggtgtttgggatcattgtcatgctgaaagacccagccacatttcatcttcaatgcccttgctgatggaaggaggttttccctcaaaatctcacgatacatggccccattcattctttcctttacacggatcagtcggcctggtccctttgcagaaaaacagccccaaagcatgatgtttccacccccatgcttcacagtaggtatggtgttctttggatgcaactcagcattctttgtcctccaaacacgacgagttgagtttttaccaaaaagttctattttggtttcatctgaccatatgacattctcccaatcttcttctggatcatccaaatgctctctagcaaacttcagacgggcctggacatgtactggcttaagcagggggacacgtctggcactgcaggatttgagtccctggcggcgtagtgtgttactgatggtaggctttgttactttggtcccagctctctgcaggtcattcactaggtccccccgtgtggttctgggatttttgctcaccgttcttgtgataattttgaccccacggggtgagatcttgtgtggagccccagatcgagggagattatcagtggtcttgtatgtcttccatttcctaataattgctcccacagttgatttcttcaaaccaagctgcttacctattgcagatgcagtcttcccagcctggtgcaggtctacaattttgtttctggtgtcctttgacagctctttggtcttggccatagtggagtttggagtgtgactgtttgaggttgtggacaggtgtcttttatactgataacaaattcaaacaggtgccattaatacaggtaacgagtggaggacagaggagcctcttaaagaagaagttacaggtctgtgagagccagaaatcttgcttgtttgtcggtgaccaaatacttattttccaccataatttgcaaagaaattcattaaaaatcctacaatgtgattttctggatttttttttctaattttgtctgtacctatgatgaaaattacaggccactctcatctttttaagtgggagaacttgcacaattggtggctgactaaatacttttttgccccactgtatatgcaatATTGAATTTAACAATTCAAATAAATGTGTAGAATTGGCTGGACATAACCAAAACATTGCTGCTCAATCTTACTTGACGTCATGCAGTTGTAAAAAATTCAGTAGCCGTTCCAGCCTATTACTTAGGCCAATCAATGCTGGCTCGTTGCATTGACTATGTGGTGACGCTAGCCAACAGTGCAGTCTTGTAAACATTGGGGCCAAACCTTTCCCTAAGTGCACTGTGACAAATGTTTGGTACAGAAAGCACTGCCCAAATCCAAATTGATTGGTTGATGGAGCTAATGATAGGTCAGGGAGTCGTGACCAGGTCGTGGCGACCCTGAAATGACAACAGCCTGCCGCCATGTTGGGTTGTCCTGACACTTCCACGTGCTGGTCAGAGATAATGTCCGACACTTTGAAGCAGCTCTCTGATTGGGCAGCGTTGTGTTTGGCTGCAGGGCAGGCTTCAAAGTGACTCTCAAAATACCAGCAGCAGCCTAGTGAAAACAGTCCTTTGGCCAAGCTCTGACATTTTTTGAATCGCAAACATTGTCATTCTACTTACACAAATATCTCTGAAGTTCACCATGTGTTCACCATGTTTAACATGACTTCCTATCTAAACATAGCATACTCAGAGTCGTTATTCACGTCATAAACAAGTATGGGGGAAAACAATTGCCGTTTGCCATCTGCAGCCATTAAACATAGTCTAGATTTACGTAGTAATAACTTCAAAACTAAATCATTTTTTGGGGGAGCTCTCATAGCATTACAATGTTGTTTTGATTATTGCTTGAACAGTTGCTAAGATTACATTTGGTTGTGATTGTTGCAAAGATCCTATTTTTGGATGCAGCAGTTGGCTAGAATGCTAATGTTCATTGACATTTTACTGGTTGAATTTGAAGTGTTTTAGTGTAATGCAGTTGATTTGTGAGGATGACACAAACAATATATTAAGCAGGACATTCATACGAGCCTTACAATCCAATTAGAATTTAAAAGTAGTGTGAAATGCATTCATAAGCAACATGAGGCTTTTTTTGCTGCCGGTCTATGAGAACTCCCTCGTGTTTTCCCCCACAGTGGGGAAATTGTGTATAGCGACTCAGAGAATTTCAGCATTGGAGTTATTCAACAAACAAAAAGACCACCCACACTAATTACCTTGCCGTAAACTCCCCAGGACAGTTCAGTCTCAGTCACCATGACGACGATCCCGAACATTCCAAAGATGAGGGCGTAGTCACTGAGTCTCTTCCGTTTCTCAAAGAGCGCCCTCCGGTGGCCGAGCCTATAGCCAATGTCCTTGTTCTTCTTCACAGGAGCACCGTTTCCGTCCCTGACCAGGCTCTCATTGGACGCCTTGCTGGGGTCCTCGCCGTTGCCCTTTGATACCACCACCTCCAGGCCGGAGCTGTGCAACGTCTGGAGGGGCTGCGTCTCCGAGTCGAGCTCTGCTAGGTTGCGCCGCGACGACGCCAGGCTGCCCAGTGGTCTCACTACGCCACCATTGTACTTGCAGGTGTTCATGGCTATCTGAGGGAGTCGGCCGCTGCTCTCGGAGAGGCAGGGCTTGGATCCAGCATGGCTCAGCTTCTTCTGCTCAGTGGTTGCCTGGCAACAAAAACACAAGAGGTTGTTAGAGAAACAAACCACCAATCAGTCTGGTGTCAGAGAATGGGAGGAGCACCTTTCCTTTATAACTTCAATTTGACTAATGTCCCATGGACCGGAGCCGGTCCACAAACCAGAAGCACGAACCAGAAACACTGCCCTGCACTAAATCAGTGCaatctctgtgttgtgtgttctgttGTACATTGCACTCATATCAGCTGTCCCTCAAGAAAAGCGCATCCACATCTGCAGGGCAAAAGCACATGAATAATGAATGGAGATGAATGTATAAATAAAGCCATATAACTAATAGTGGACCCTACAAAGTGCAGAAAATGTCCTCTTTGCGCAGCACAAATTTAGTCATGAAAGATTAATGTGTTGCGTGACCTTGTTTCCTGTTAAAGAAACACTCTTTCCTGCAAAGCCCATAGATGGGGTGTCCAAAAAGAAGGAGTGAGTGATGCTTCTATAATCAGAGAAGCAGGAAAAACTGAATCAAGAGTTTCTGCAAGGGGAAAACAAGAACATTCTTTACTCAAAGATGTGTCTTCGTCTCCTCTCTGTGTATCAAAAACTGCATCTAAATTGAAGAGGGATCCTGCTCAGCCCTTTCTGTGccgtcccgtgtggctcagttggtaaagcatgacATTTGCCACTCCAgaattgtgggtttgattcccatgggggacctaTAAGAGAAAGTATGAAAATATATGCACTCACActactgtaaatcactctggataagagcatctgctaaatgactcaaatgtaaatccTTGATCCAGAGTGTGATTGTATTGCAGCGCAGGTTCAAGGAGAGGTGAGCATTTAATTTGGTGGGAAAGCAGAGGAATTGAGGAGTTCCACGGACCTTGGAAGTGTAGAGGCATGTACAATGGTAGTTTAGTGTGCATTCCAGTGGCATCTCCACAGCTCTTCTGGGACTTCACTTAGATTATCATAATGGCTTGTTAAACTTCACATGGAACAGTGCATTTTCTGAAATAACGGGGGGTGTTTGACAACACTGCCTTTCATTTGGCTTGAGTGAGCTCCCTAATGCCTCTAAATGTGTTCGGGAAATAAACTCTGATTCCCCATAATGAAAATGTAGTACAGTAATTCCGGCCCCACTGACACTATCTGCTGACGCAGACCAGACAAGACCGGACCAGACCAGACCGGACCAGAccggaccagaccagaccagacgaaAGGTTAAGGATTAGAGGGAACCACAGCGTTCTAATCCCCTTTACTCTTTTAAATAGCTTCATGATCGGAGCCATTAAGACCCTCTCTGTGAAACACATCTCAGATAGTGGCGCATTCCTACTTTAAACGCAGCACCAATAAAGGTTGCTTGAAAGATCTTAAACTTCATTTGATATTAGCACCTCTCCTTTCGCTTACAAAGGTGGGACGATCACAGTTCCCTAGCGATGGCTATTTGTCATCATTAATTCCCCCGATAAAATTACCATTCATGTGTtttatttcatgaaaataaaacaCAATGACAAAGATTGTCATTTAAATCACTGAACAAAGCAATCGATCAAAGAAAATAGACATGACTTGACTGGCGTATCAGACCAAGGGAAGTCAACTAAAAGCAGCCATGGCAGGTTATTCCAATAACATAATGAACAGGattgatggagagagatgagagatggaagaATGCACTTCTGCCCTTGGCTTTGGTCTCCATTTCTGACCATTATGCTGCAGACTCTCTTGGTGGTTGAAAATAccactgactgctgactgactgactgctaaaTGGGGGTGTCCATATCGTCTAGGAGACAAGAGAAAGCACAAGAGAAATACAAAAAGGTAAGATGGAGGTACAGGTAATACATAACCTTTTTCTGCAGGCAAATATCACATGGATATCCCAAAAGAGCTCACACTGTACCTTCCTCAAAACACATAATATACAGTTTTACATTTTAACTACTGATTCTCTATTGTGATGCGTTTCATTTTGGTGAATTTACCATGCATTTCAGTTAATCGTATTTGACTTACAAacagaataaacaaaacatatgATGCATTTAATAATATCCACTTAAAA is part of the Oncorhynchus keta strain PuntledgeMale-10-30-2019 chromosome 15, Oket_V2, whole genome shotgun sequence genome and encodes:
- the LOC118400379 gene encoding small conductance calcium-activated potassium channel protein 2-like isoform X3, with the translated sequence MKEGATTEQKKLSHAGSKPCLSESSGRLPQIAMNTCKYNGGVVRPLGSLASSRRNLAELDSETQPLQTLHSSGLEVVVSKGNGEDPSKASNESLVRDGNGAPVKKNKDIGYRLGHRRALFEKRKRLSDYALIFGMFGIVVMVTETELSWGVYGKESSYSFALKCLISLSTVILLGLIIMYHAREIQLFMVDNGADDWRIAMTYERIFFIVLELLVCAIHPIPGHYRFTWTARIAFTYTPSTANADVDIILSIPMFLRLYLIGRVMLLHSKLFTDASSRSIGALNKINFNTRFVMKTLMTICPGTVLLVFSISSWIIAAWTVRVCERYHDTQEVTSNFLGAMWLISITFLSIGYGDMVPNTYCGKGVCLLTGIMGAGCTALVVAVVARKLELTKAEKHVHNFMMDTQLCKRVKNTAANVLRETWLIYKHTKLVKKIDHAKVRKHQRKFLQAIHQLRSVKMEQRKLNDQANTLVDLAKTQNVMYDLVSELQERSEELDKRIGMLEEKLDSVTGSLQALPCLISQAINQQQQEFLDGFLHRFRPTSLGSERSERSERSWTSTARRRRSPSTAPHTSSDSG